In Halapricum desulfuricans, a single window of DNA contains:
- a CDS encoding oleate hydratase yields MPVEQTPHVADREAHVVGGGIAGLAAAAFLIRDGNVPGENVHVYEKLDVVGGAMDGAGDPEEGYVIRGGRMFNFPAYECTWDLFRTIPALEDDSISVKEEMNRFNEKHPSYAEARLIEDGRHLDASQFQLETRHRISLLRLLLTPEERLGDTRIEEWFGDDFFETNFWYVWATIFAFQPWHSVAEVRRYMYRFLHEFPRLHTMEGIDRTKYNQYDSMILPLRRWLEDRGVDFQYDCRVTDMDIVTSRAGRTVERLHCEIDGGTERIGVEPTDMVFFTNGSMTDGSDLGAWDEAPETNETGASWELWREIAADNPGFGDPEVFAGNVQETKWESFTVTLHNTDLFEHIVEFTDEEPGNGLVTYVDSSWLMSTVVAAQPHFANQPDDVKIFWGYALFPDREGDYVEKKMSECTGREILEELCYHLQCADRLPEILEGVDCVPCMMPFITAHFQPRTSGDRPAVVPDSSRNLAFLGQYADLPRDVVFTVEYSIRTAMTAVYELLDLDQEIPPVSKHYRKPGVLADAVSASFE; encoded by the coding sequence ATGCCCGTTGAACAGACGCCGCACGTCGCCGACCGGGAGGCGCACGTCGTCGGCGGCGGAATCGCCGGGCTGGCGGCCGCGGCGTTTCTGATCCGTGACGGCAACGTGCCCGGCGAGAACGTCCACGTCTACGAGAAACTCGACGTCGTCGGCGGGGCGATGGACGGCGCGGGCGACCCCGAGGAGGGGTACGTCATCCGGGGCGGGCGGATGTTCAACTTCCCCGCTTACGAGTGTACCTGGGACCTCTTTCGGACGATCCCCGCCCTGGAGGACGACAGCATCTCGGTCAAAGAGGAGATGAACCGGTTCAACGAGAAACACCCGTCCTACGCGGAGGCGCGACTGATCGAGGACGGCAGGCATCTCGACGCCTCCCAGTTCCAGCTGGAGACCCGCCACCGGATCTCGTTGCTCCGGTTGCTGCTCACGCCCGAGGAGCGACTCGGGGACACCCGGATCGAGGAGTGGTTCGGCGACGACTTCTTCGAGACGAATTTCTGGTACGTGTGGGCGACGATCTTCGCCTTCCAGCCCTGGCACAGCGTCGCCGAGGTCCGGCGGTACATGTACCGGTTCCTCCACGAGTTCCCCCGACTGCACACGATGGAGGGGATCGACCGGACCAAGTACAACCAGTACGACTCGATGATCCTGCCGTTGCGACGGTGGCTCGAGGACCGTGGCGTCGACTTCCAGTACGACTGTCGCGTCACCGACATGGATATCGTGACCTCGCGAGCGGGCCGGACCGTCGAACGACTCCATTGCGAGATCGACGGCGGAACCGAGCGCATCGGGGTCGAGCCCACGGATATGGTCTTTTTCACCAACGGCTCGATGACCGACGGGTCGGACCTCGGCGCGTGGGACGAGGCTCCCGAGACGAACGAGACCGGCGCGTCCTGGGAGCTGTGGCGGGAAATCGCCGCGGACAACCCCGGATTCGGCGACCCCGAGGTTTTCGCCGGCAACGTTCAGGAGACCAAATGGGAGTCGTTCACCGTCACGTTGCACAACACGGACCTGTTCGAACACATCGTCGAGTTCACCGACGAGGAGCCCGGCAACGGGCTGGTGACCTACGTCGACTCGTCCTGGCTCATGTCAACGGTCGTCGCTGCGCAACCGCACTTCGCGAACCAGCCCGACGACGTGAAGATCTTCTGGGGGTACGCCCTGTTCCCGGACCGGGAGGGCGACTACGTCGAGAAGAAGATGTCCGAGTGCACCGGCCGGGAGATCCTCGAAGAGCTGTGCTATCACCTCCAGTGCGCGGACCGATTGCCGGAGATTCTGGAGGGCGTCGACTGCGTGCCGTGCATGATGCCGTTCATCACGGCTCATTTCCAGCCCCGGACATCTGGCGACCGACCGGCAGTCGTCCCCGACAGCTCGCGCAACCTGGCGTTCCTCGGACAGTACGCCGACCTCCCGCGCGATGTCGTGTTCACCGTCGAGTACTCCATCCGGACGGCGATGACCGCGGTCTACGAGTTACTCGACCTCGATCAAGAGATTCCGCCGGTGAGCAAACACTACCGCAAGCCGGGGGTCCTCGCCGACGCGGTCTCGGCGTCGTTCGAGTAG
- a CDS encoding ATP-grasp domain-containing protein, with protein sequence MALWLAVTTQAETYERLLDPLAERGIEVTPLQPSERTFDLSDPALPEVDVGFVYPSRLMEGGVVDAALSIPWVNGREAILRSRNKAAVLARLSQAGVPVPETTMVSNPLDDEAVAAAAERFDPPVVVKPNSTTRGTGVAKVSDLDSLLGVTDYLDLVQDYRATGDRSYLLQEYLPDARDYRVMVLDGEYVGAVERRLPTDARERGQWKHNVHRGAEAKGVDLDPELRELAERAADVLEIDYLGVDLLVTEDRAVVNETNARPTIDSATKYEDGFWDDLTALLRDTAAE encoded by the coding sequence ATGGCGCTCTGGCTCGCCGTCACCACGCAGGCAGAGACATACGAGCGACTGCTCGACCCGCTTGCCGAACGCGGGATCGAGGTCACCCCACTCCAGCCGAGCGAGCGGACGTTCGACCTGTCCGATCCCGCACTCCCCGAGGTCGACGTGGGTTTTGTCTACCCGTCGCGACTCATGGAAGGCGGCGTCGTCGACGCCGCGCTCTCGATCCCCTGGGTTAACGGACGCGAGGCGATCCTGCGTTCGCGCAACAAGGCCGCCGTGCTCGCCCGGCTCTCGCAGGCCGGCGTCCCGGTCCCGGAGACGACAATGGTCTCGAACCCGCTCGACGACGAGGCCGTCGCGGCCGCCGCCGAACGGTTCGACCCGCCGGTTGTCGTCAAACCCAACTCCACGACGCGCGGGACCGGCGTTGCGAAGGTGTCCGATCTCGACTCGCTGCTCGGCGTGACCGACTATCTCGATCTCGTGCAGGACTACCGGGCGACCGGCGACCGCTCGTATCTCCTGCAGGAGTACCTGCCCGACGCCCGAGACTACCGTGTGATGGTCCTCGACGGCGAGTACGTCGGCGCGGTCGAGCGTCGCCTGCCGACCGACGCGCGCGAGCGCGGCCAGTGGAAGCACAACGTCCACCGCGGCGCCGAAGCGAAGGGCGTCGATCTCGATCCCGAGCTCCGCGAGTTGGCCGAGCGGGCGGCTGACGTACTCGAGATCGACTATCTGGGCGTGGATCTACTGGTGACTGAGGATCGAGCAGTAGTCAACGAAACGAATGCGCGACCGACGATCGACAGCGCGACGAAATACGAAGACGGGTTCTGGGACGATCTGACCGCGTTGCTCCGGGACACTGCGGCCGAATAG
- a CDS encoding ubiquitin-like small modifier protein 1 produces MEWKLFANLAEAAGQKEVEIDLDGGATVDDALAVLFDRHPELKAEVHEDGELAEHIRLLVDGEDPFETADGYETTLERDAELALFPPVSGG; encoded by the coding sequence ATGGAGTGGAAGCTGTTCGCCAACCTCGCCGAAGCCGCCGGACAAAAAGAGGTCGAGATCGATCTCGACGGCGGCGCAACCGTCGATGACGCGCTGGCAGTGCTGTTCGATCGCCATCCCGAGCTGAAAGCGGAAGTACACGAAGACGGCGAGCTGGCCGAGCACATCCGCCTGCTCGTCGACGGCGAAGACCCATTCGAGACGGCCGACGGCTACGAGACGACGCTGGAGCGCGACGCCGAACTCGCGCTGTTCCCGCCGGTCAGCGGCGGGTGA
- a CDS encoding potassium channel family protein — protein MESLPIAVVYGLYLGVLTGIIPALISGVLGFLFKYVTGVTLPGFGVVALAVALAGINGGLLALADPTILDSTNAPTITTGLLIVMMMSLYAHAKGDQLGASVPRRPSLRALGERTLSADLIEVVGGRNEVRIRVTGDVDDIEGYPPLPDQLRAAIRDSEWRLPADLQVSQLETRLAERLRSEFELGDVSVSISEGGEARVAAAPPFSGLSRRLDGRRRAVSVNALVPTGLARGDRVVAVTADGRVRAEVASARSTRPGTVPTDGDSTDTAASTEAIPAHAPTTGGGDGQVTLAVARSDVGTLLGVEEATLIVESRGVRREYEVLSLLRRAGRRFRRLTVRADSDLDGVTLGEADVRDRHGVAILAVRTGEGWQFAPKGTSRIAAGNELFAVGSRDALDGFEEVIA, from the coding sequence ATGGAATCGCTCCCGATCGCAGTCGTCTACGGACTCTATCTGGGGGTGTTGACGGGGATCATCCCGGCACTGATTTCGGGCGTGCTCGGCTTCCTGTTCAAGTACGTGACCGGCGTGACGCTACCGGGATTCGGCGTCGTCGCGCTGGCGGTCGCGCTCGCGGGGATCAACGGCGGCCTGCTCGCGCTTGCGGACCCGACGATCCTCGACTCCACGAACGCGCCGACGATCACGACCGGACTGCTGATCGTGATGATGATGTCACTGTACGCTCACGCCAAGGGCGACCAGCTCGGGGCGTCGGTCCCCCGACGGCCCTCGCTGCGGGCGCTCGGCGAACGGACGCTTTCGGCAGATCTGATCGAGGTCGTCGGCGGGCGAAACGAAGTCCGGATCCGCGTGACCGGCGACGTCGACGACATCGAGGGCTATCCGCCGCTGCCAGACCAGCTCCGGGCGGCGATCCGGGACAGCGAGTGGCGATTGCCCGCGGACCTGCAGGTCTCGCAACTGGAGACCCGGCTGGCCGAACGCCTCCGGTCCGAATTCGAACTGGGTGACGTGTCGGTTTCGATCAGCGAAGGCGGCGAGGCGCGCGTCGCGGCCGCCCCGCCGTTCTCGGGGCTGTCCCGACGACTAGACGGCCGTCGGCGGGCGGTCTCGGTGAACGCGCTCGTGCCGACCGGGCTGGCTCGTGGCGACAGGGTAGTGGCAGTGACGGCGGACGGACGGGTTCGCGCCGAGGTCGCCAGCGCCAGGTCCACACGACCCGGAACGGTACCGACGGACGGAGACTCGACCGACACAGCGGCGTCAACCGAGGCGATACCGGCGCATGCGCCGACGACCGGCGGCGGGGACGGACAGGTGACCCTCGCGGTCGCCCGCTCGGACGTGGGGACGCTCCTGGGTGTCGAGGAGGCGACGCTAATCGTCGAATCGCGCGGCGTCCGCCGGGAGTACGAGGTCCTCTCGCTGCTTCGACGGGCCGGCAGGCGGTTCCGCCGGCTGACGGTCCGTGCCGACAGCGACCTCGACGGCGTCACGCTCGGGGAAGCCGACGTCAGGGACCGCCACGGAGTCGCCATACTCGCTGTTCGAACGGGCGAAGGGTGGCAGTTCGCGCCGAAGGGCACGTCTCGAATCGCGGCCGGGAACGAACTGTTCGCCGTGGGTTCGAGAGACGCACTCGACGGATTCGAGGAGGTGATCGCGTGA
- a CDS encoding pyridoxal-phosphate-dependent aminotransferase family protein: MTEKREYTDDYPEKTLYLPGPTEVREDVIEAMAEPMFGHRMDRMTDLYTTIVEDTKEFLDTDQDVIVLTASGTEFWEATTLNLVDDRMLVPTSGAFSERQANVAERLGKTVDRLEYEWGNAVKPEDVREALEASDEGYDAVGMVMNETSTGVRNPVEEVGDLLGEYPDTYFVVDAISCLGGDYIVPEEHNIDALFTSSQKAFAMPPGLAITTVSDDAYERELEKDSASWYGGFQRCLDYYDRKGQTHSTPAIPLMLAYRKQMKHMLEEGHEARDQRHREMAEYTREWAREHFGLYAEEGYRSQTVTAVENTQGIDVAATIEDVSEQYDLVFSNGYGSIGEETFRIGHMGEHTVETVKELTDAIEDVAGL, encoded by the coding sequence GTGACGGAAAAACGAGAATACACTGACGATTACCCCGAGAAGACGCTGTATCTGCCCGGCCCGACCGAAGTGCGCGAGGACGTCATCGAGGCGATGGCCGAGCCGATGTTCGGTCACCGCATGGACCGGATGACCGACCTCTACACGACGATCGTCGAGGACACGAAGGAGTTCCTCGATACCGACCAGGACGTGATCGTGCTCACGGCCTCGGGCACGGAGTTCTGGGAGGCGACGACGCTGAACCTCGTCGACGATCGCATGCTCGTCCCGACGTCCGGCGCGTTCAGCGAGCGCCAGGCCAACGTCGCCGAGCGCCTGGGCAAGACCGTCGACCGTCTCGAGTACGAGTGGGGCAACGCGGTCAAACCCGAGGACGTCCGCGAGGCCCTCGAAGCGAGCGACGAGGGCTACGACGCTGTCGGCATGGTGATGAACGAGACCTCGACCGGGGTGCGCAACCCCGTTGAAGAGGTCGGCGACCTGCTGGGCGAGTACCCCGACACGTACTTCGTCGTCGACGCGATCTCCTGTCTCGGCGGCGATTACATCGTCCCCGAGGAGCACAACATCGACGCGCTGTTCACCTCCTCCCAGAAGGCCTTCGCCATGCCGCCGGGGCTTGCGATCACGACCGTCAGCGACGACGCCTACGAGCGCGAGCTCGAGAAGGACTCTGCGTCGTGGTACGGCGGCTTCCAGCGGTGTCTGGACTACTACGACCGCAAGGGCCAGACTCACTCGACGCCCGCCATCCCGCTCATGCTGGCCTACCGCAAGCAGATGAAACACATGCTCGAGGAGGGCCACGAGGCCCGCGACCAGCGCCACCGCGAGATGGCCGAGTACACCCGCGAGTGGGCGCGCGAACACTTCGGCCTCTACGCCGAGGAAGGGTATCGCTCCCAGACGGTCACGGCCGTCGAGAACACGCAGGGCATCGACGTCGCCGCGACTATCGAGGACGTCTCCGAGCAGTACGATCTGGTCTTCTCGAACGGCTACGGGTCGATCGGCGAGGAGACGTTCCGCATCGGCCACATGGGCGAACACACCGTCGAGACCGTCAAGGAACTGACCGACGCCATCGAGGACGTCGCCGGTCTGTAG
- a CDS encoding antitoxin VapB family protein → MSSKTISLKEETYERLRRAKGEGESFSDVIDRLLGNDEHPLYGLVGLLAEDEADRLRERSRAFREEVDSRMDSEGRAEQ, encoded by the coding sequence ATGTCCAGCAAGACGATCAGCCTCAAAGAGGAAACCTACGAGCGATTGCGGAGGGCCAAAGGCGAGGGCGAGAGTTTCAGCGACGTCATCGATCGGCTCCTCGGGAACGACGAGCATCCGCTGTACGGGCTCGTCGGGTTGCTTGCGGAAGACGAGGCCGACCGACTGCGGGAGCGCTCGCGAGCGTTTCGTGAAGAGGTGGACTCGCGGATGGACTCCGAAGGTCGGGCCGAACAGTGA
- a CDS encoding type II toxin-antitoxin system VapC family toxin produces MILDACFLIDLLEGDDAAVAKLDEISDDLLVVPTLVYTEVAVGIDPETAAGKRFEEIMDGIPLAPYDGEATRHAVDVQRDLQSRGERIGAVDAMIAGIALARGEPIVTRNAGEFARTPVRVSPY; encoded by the coding sequence GTGATTCTCGACGCCTGTTTTTTGATTGATCTGCTTGAGGGCGACGACGCCGCCGTCGCCAAGCTCGACGAGATCAGCGACGACTTACTGGTCGTTCCGACGCTCGTCTACACTGAAGTAGCCGTCGGCATCGATCCGGAGACGGCGGCCGGCAAGCGGTTCGAAGAGATCATGGACGGGATTCCGCTCGCCCCCTACGACGGGGAGGCCACACGCCACGCCGTCGACGTGCAGCGAGACCTGCAGTCGCGAGGCGAACGCATCGGTGCCGTCGATGCGATGATTGCCGGGATCGCACTCGCCCGCGGCGAACCGATCGTCACGCGAAACGCGGGCGAGTTCGCACGGACGCCGGTGCGCGTGAGTCCCTACTGA